One region of Elephas maximus indicus isolate mEleMax1 chromosome 23, mEleMax1 primary haplotype, whole genome shotgun sequence genomic DNA includes:
- the ZIC1 gene encoding zinc finger protein ZIC 1 → MLLDAGPQYPAIGVTTFGASRHHSAGDVAERDVGLGINPFADGMGAFKLNPSSHELASAGQTAFTSQAPSYAAAAALGHHHHPGHVGSYSSAAFNSTRDFLFRNRGFGDAAAAASAQHSLFAASAGGFGGPHGHTDAAGHLLFPGLHEQAAGHASPNVVNGQMRLGFSGDMYPRPEQYGQVTSPRSEHYAAPQLHGYGPMNVNMAAHHGAGAFFRYMRQPIKQELICKWIEPEQLANPKKSCNKTFSTMHELVTHVTVEHVGGPEQSNHICFWEECPREGKPFKAKYKLVNHIRVHTGEKPFPCPFPGCGKVFARSENLKIHKRTHTGEKPFKCEFEGCDRRFANSSDRKKHMHVHTSDKPYLCKMCDKSYTHPSSLRKHMKVHESSSQGSQPSPAASSGYESSTPPTIVSPSTDNPTTSSLSPSSSAVHHTAGHSALSSNFNEWYV, encoded by the exons ATGCTCCTGGACGCCGGCCCCCAGTACCCCGCGATCGGAGTGACCACCTTTGGCGCGTCCCGCCACCACTCGGCGGGCGACGTGGCCGAGCGCGACGTAGGCCTGGGCATCAACCCGTTCGCCGACGGCATGGGCGCCTTCAAGCTCAACCCCAGCTCGCACGAGCTGGCCTCAGCCGGCCAGACGGCCTTCACGTCTCAGGCGCCCAGCTACGCGGCTGCCGCGGCCCTCGGCCATCACCACCACCCGGGCCACGTCGGCTCCTATTCGAGCGCAGCCTTCAACTCCACGCGGGACTTTCTGTTCCGCAACCGGGGCTTTGGCGACGCGGCCGCGGCAGCCAGCGCGCAGCACAGCCTGTTCGCCGCTTCGGCCGGAGGCTTCGGGGGTCCACACGGCCATACGGACGCCGCGGGCCACCTCCTCTTCCCCGGGCTTCACGAGCAGGCTGCGGGCCACGCGTCGCCCAACGTGGTCAACGGGCAGATGAGGCTTGGCTTCTCGGGGGACATGTACCCGCGGCCGGAGCAGTATGGCCAGGTAACCAGCCCGCGTTCCGAGCACTACGCCGCGCCGCAGCTGCACGGCTACGGGCCCATGAACGTGAACATGGCCGCGCACCACGGCGCCGGCGCCTTCTTCCGCTACATGCGCCAACCCATCAAGCAGGAGCTAATCTGCAAGTGGATCGAGCCCGAGCAGCTGGCCAACCCCAAAAAGTCGTGCAACAAAACTTTCAGCACCATGCACGAGCTGGTCACGCACGTCACCGTGGAGCACGTTGGCGGCCCGGAGCAGAGCAACCACATCTGCTTCTGGGAGGAGTGTCCGCGCGAGGGCAAGCCCTTCAAAGCCAAATATAAACTGGTCAACCACATCCGCGTACACACGGGCGAGAAGCCCTTTCCCTGTCCCTTTCCTGGCTGCGGCAAGGTCTTCGCGCGCTCTGAGAACTTAAAGATCCACAAAAGGACGCACACAG GAGAGAAACCCTTCAAGTGCGAGTTCGAGGGCTGCGACCGGCGCTTCGCCAACAGCAGCGACCGCAAGAAACATATGCACGTGCACACGAGCGACAAGCCCTATCTCTGCAAGATGTGCGACAAGTCCTACACGCACCCCAGCTCCTTGCGCAAGCACATGAAG GTCCATGAATCCTCGTCACAGGGCTCGCAGCCTTCTCCGGCCGCCAGCTCGGGCTACGAGTCCTCCACGCCGCCCACCATCGTGTCTCCCTCCACAGACAACCCGACCACCAGCTCCCTGTCGCCCTCTTCCTCGGCGGTCCACCACACAGCCGGCCACAGCGCGCTCTCTTCCAATTTTAACGAATGGTACGTGTAA